In a single window of the Methylophaga frappieri genome:
- a CDS encoding PHP domain-containing protein gives MTASQLIYDLHCHSNASDGALPPADLVHLAVEKGVDVLALTDHDGTEGIMAARQAAASLPIQLVAGLEISVTWSQTTIHIVGLHVDINNTMLQQGLARLRDYRRDRALAIAHRLDKAGIPDAYAGASQYASETMLGRMHFAQFLVDQGHAKDTRDVFKRFLVRNKPGYVPGNWADLDQALDWIHGAGGQAVIAHPARYKITATKLRRLIADFKACGGEGFEVCSGRQHADEVRHLATLANRHELLASCGSDFHSPAQSWTELGKITPLPASVTPIWSNWPVRH, from the coding sequence ATGACTGCCAGCCAGCTTATCTATGACCTGCATTGCCATTCAAATGCTTCCGATGGTGCCTTGCCACCGGCAGATTTGGTCCATCTTGCCGTTGAAAAAGGGGTTGATGTGTTGGCGTTGACGGATCATGATGGAACGGAAGGAATAATGGCAGCAAGACAGGCTGCTGCCAGTTTGCCAATTCAACTTGTGGCTGGCTTGGAAATATCGGTTACCTGGTCACAAACAACCATTCATATCGTGGGTTTACACGTCGATATTAACAATACGATGCTGCAGCAGGGACTAGCTCGACTGCGGGATTATCGACGTGATCGAGCGTTGGCGATAGCGCACAGACTGGATAAAGCCGGTATTCCTGATGCGTATGCCGGGGCCAGTCAGTATGCGTCTGAAACCATGTTAGGGCGAATGCATTTTGCGCAGTTTTTGGTCGATCAAGGTCATGCCAAAGATACCCGCGACGTGTTTAAACGTTTTTTAGTGCGAAATAAACCGGGCTATGTGCCTGGAAATTGGGCTGATCTGGATCAGGCACTTGACTGGATTCATGGTGCAGGCGGCCAGGCAGTCATTGCACATCCGGCGCGATACAAAATCACTGCAACCAAATTACGTCGATTAATCGCTGACTTTAAAGCCTGTGGTGGCGAAGGCTTTGAAGTCTGCTCAGGTAGACAACATGCGGATGAGGTGCGACATCTGGCAACCTTGGCTAACCGACATGAACTATTAGCGTCCTGTGGCAGTGATTTTCATAGCCCGGCACAGAGCTGGACGGAATTGGGCAAAATAACGCCTTTACCTGCATCAGTGACCCCGATCTGGTCCAACTGGCCAGTTAGACATTAA
- a CDS encoding L-threonylcarbamoyladenylate synthase — MSQFFQIHPDNPQPRLIKQACEMIRRGGLVVYPTDSGYAVGCHIGDKTAMERIRRLRQLDADHNFTLVCRDLSELSVYARVNNAVFRLIKAHTPGPYTFILPATKEVPRRLQHAKRKTIGLRIPTHNIALALLAELDEPLMSSTLILPGESQVMTEADDIVDAIGKQVELIIDGGACSAEPTTVVAFTEDMPEVIRVGQGNPQSFESA, encoded by the coding sequence ATGAGTCAGTTTTTTCAGATCCATCCTGACAACCCGCAGCCCCGTCTTATAAAGCAGGCCTGTGAAATGATCCGTCGTGGTGGGCTGGTCGTTTATCCAACCGATTCTGGCTATGCCGTTGGTTGCCATATCGGTGATAAAACTGCCATGGAACGTATTCGTCGCCTGCGACAACTCGACGCAGATCATAATTTCACACTGGTTTGCCGGGATTTATCTGAGCTCTCTGTTTATGCCCGGGTAAACAATGCGGTATTTCGTTTAATCAAAGCGCATACACCGGGGCCATATACGTTTATTTTACCGGCCACCAAAGAAGTACCGCGTCGTTTACAACATGCCAAGCGAAAGACCATTGGCTTACGTATTCCAACGCATAATATCGCCTTAGCCCTATTGGCAGAATTAGATGAGCCGCTAATGAGTTCGACGCTTATTCTGCCCGGCGAAAGTCAAGTGATGACTGAGGCAGATGACATTGTCGATGCGATAGGAAAACAGGTTGAGTTGATTATTGACGGTGGGGCCTGTAGTGCTGAGCCAACGACCGTCGTTGCCTTTACTGAGGATATGCCGGAGGTGATTCGAGTCGGACAAGGCAATCCGCAATCGTTTGAAAGTGCATGA
- a CDS encoding septation protein A yields MKLLNDFLPIILFFVAYKFGGGTYEFNGQSYEVAGIYAATAVMMVVTLMQVSYSWLRYRKVEKVHLVTLVLVTVLGAATLWLQNPDFIMWKPTAVNWLFAAGFIGAQLFTDKTLLERLMGQHVQMPAAIWNRLNIAWILFFIGSGILNLYVAYGFSEETWVNFKLFGMLGLTLVFIVAQSLYLAKHATELPKSGGSN; encoded by the coding sequence ATGAAATTACTCAACGATTTTCTACCGATTATTTTATTTTTTGTCGCTTATAAATTCGGCGGCGGAACCTATGAATTTAATGGTCAAAGTTACGAGGTTGCCGGTATTTATGCCGCAACGGCTGTAATGATGGTCGTGACACTGATGCAAGTCAGCTACAGCTGGTTGCGTTATCGTAAAGTTGAAAAAGTCCACCTGGTTACCCTTGTCCTTGTGACGGTGCTTGGGGCAGCGACTTTATGGCTGCAAAATCCGGATTTCATCATGTGGAAACCTACTGCTGTCAACTGGTTGTTTGCCGCCGGATTCATTGGCGCTCAATTGTTTACCGATAAAACGTTATTAGAACGACTCATGGGGCAACACGTGCAGATGCCAGCGGCCATCTGGAACCGACTGAATATTGCCTGGATTTTATTTTTTATTGGCTCAGGCATCTTAAACCTATATGTTGCGTATGGTTTTTCAGAAGAAACGTGGGTTAACTTCAAACTATTTGGCATGCTGGGGTTAACTTTGGTTTTCATTGTTGCCCAGTCACTCTATCTAGCCAAACATGCCACAGAATTACCTAAATCTGGAGGCTCAAACTGA
- a CDS encoding lysophospholipid acyltransferase family protein — translation MTTVVWWAVPFIIIWVIGLLAARADWGGAHVNWLDGWTRILCRCLHGLKQQSLPLPETGGAIVIANHVSGVDPLLLIAASQRPLRFLIAREQYQRFGLQWLFRAAGCIPVDRSGRPEQSLREALAALRHGEIIALFPHGKIHLDHDPPRPIKAGFARLAAWAQVPVTAVRIDGVKAQGSVLLAPWVPDNVQLTHTVLSTADEATLLTAAKMAIEVPRHQSEHT, via the coding sequence ATGACGACAGTGGTTTGGTGGGCGGTGCCCTTTATCATCATCTGGGTAATAGGACTGCTGGCTGCCCGGGCTGACTGGGGGGGAGCGCATGTCAACTGGCTGGATGGTTGGACCCGAATTTTATGCCGCTGCCTTCACGGCTTGAAACAGCAGTCCTTGCCCTTACCCGAAACAGGGGGGGCGATCGTGATTGCCAATCATGTGTCAGGCGTGGACCCCCTGTTATTAATTGCTGCTAGCCAACGGCCACTACGATTTCTGATAGCCCGTGAACAGTATCAGCGTTTCGGTCTTCAGTGGTTGTTTCGGGCTGCAGGTTGTATTCCAGTAGATCGTTCTGGCAGGCCAGAGCAGTCTTTGCGTGAAGCGCTGGCAGCATTACGGCATGGCGAAATTATCGCCTTGTTTCCACATGGCAAAATTCATCTTGACCACGATCCGCCACGGCCTATCAAAGCCGGTTTTGCTCGACTTGCGGCTTGGGCACAGGTGCCGGTGACAGCAGTACGAATAGATGGGGTTAAAGCACAGGGCTCAGTCTTGCTGGCACCCTGGGTGCCTGATAATGTTCAGTTAACGCATACCGTACTATCGACGGCTGATGAAGCAACCTTACTCACTGCAGCCAAGATGGCCATTGAAGTACCTCGACATCAATCTGAGCACACTTGA